The Salmonella enterica subsp. houtenae serovar Houten genome has a segment encoding these proteins:
- the limB gene encoding monooxygenase, producing MTNNSVPFSVLDLAPIPEGSSAKEAFSHSLDLARLAEKRGYHRYWLAEHHNMTGIASAATSVLIGYLAASTTTLHLGSGGVMLPNHSPLVIAEQFGTLNTLYPGRIDLGLGRAPGSDQPTMRALRRHMSGDIDNFPRDVAELVDWFDARDPSPLVRPVPGYGEKIPVWLLGSSLYSAQLAAQLGLPFAFASHFAPDMLFQALHLYRTQFKPSARLEKPYAMVCINIIAADSNRDAEFLFTSMLQAFVKLRRGETGQLPPPIENMDTFWSPSEQYGVRQALSMSLVGDKAKVRHGLESILRETQADEIMVNGQIFDHQARLHSFDLAMDVKQELLG from the coding sequence ATGACTAACAACTCTGTCCCATTCTCGGTACTCGATCTGGCGCCAATCCCGGAAGGTTCTTCGGCAAAAGAGGCCTTCTCACACTCGCTCGATCTCGCTCGCCTCGCAGAAAAGCGCGGTTATCACCGCTACTGGCTGGCGGAACATCACAACATGACCGGCATCGCCAGCGCGGCGACCTCGGTATTGATTGGCTATCTGGCGGCCAGTACCACAACATTACATCTTGGCTCCGGCGGCGTGATGCTGCCAAACCATTCACCGCTGGTGATTGCCGAGCAGTTCGGCACGCTGAATACGCTCTACCCGGGACGTATCGACTTAGGGCTGGGACGTGCGCCGGGTAGCGATCAGCCGACGATGCGCGCGTTACGTCGCCATATGAGCGGCGATATCGATAACTTTCCACGCGATGTCGCAGAGCTGGTGGACTGGTTCGACGCCCGCGATCCCAGCCCGCTGGTGCGCCCGGTCCCTGGCTACGGCGAGAAGATTCCGGTCTGGCTGCTGGGCTCCAGCCTGTATAGCGCGCAGTTGGCGGCCCAGCTTGGCCTGCCGTTCGCCTTTGCTTCGCATTTCGCGCCGGATATGTTGTTCCAGGCGCTGCATCTGTACCGTACCCAGTTCAAACCTTCAGCGCGGCTGGAAAAACCGTACGCGATGGTGTGCATTAACATTATTGCCGCCGACAGCAATCGCGACGCGGAGTTCCTGTTTACCTCCATGCTGCAGGCGTTTGTGAAGCTACGCCGTGGAGAGACCGGCCAACTGCCGCCGCCGATTGAAAACATGGATACCTTCTGGTCGCCATCCGAACAGTATGGCGTGCGGCAGGCATTGAGCATGTCGCTGGTCGGCGATAAAGCGAAAGTCCGCCACGGGCTGGAATCTATTCTGCGGGAAACCCAGGCGGATGAAATTATGGTCAACGGCCAGATTTTCGATCATCAGGCGCGGCTGCATTCGTTTGATTTGGCGATGGATGTGAAGCAAGAATTGTTGGGATAG
- the yhbV gene encoding putative protease gives MKYSLGPVLYYWPKETLEDFYQQAAKSSADVIYLGEAVCSKRRATKVGDWLEMAKSLAASGKQVALSTLALVQASSELSELKRYVDNGDFLLEASDLGVVNLCAERKLPFVAGHALNCYNAVTLRRLLKEGMVRWCMPVELSRDWLVNLLNQCDELGIRNQFEVEVLSYGHLPLAYSARCFTARSEDRPKDECETCCIKYPNGRDVFSQENQQVFVLNGIQTMSGYVYNLGNELTSMQGLVDIVRLSPLGTETFAMLDAFRANENGGAPLPLAAHSDCNGYWKRLAGLELQA, from the coding sequence ATGAAATATTCCTTAGGACCGGTGCTTTATTACTGGCCGAAAGAGACGCTGGAAGATTTTTATCAGCAGGCCGCAAAAAGCAGCGCTGATGTCATTTATCTGGGCGAAGCGGTGTGCAGCAAGCGTCGCGCTACCAAAGTCGGCGACTGGCTGGAAATGGCGAAATCCCTTGCCGCCAGCGGTAAGCAGGTGGCGCTCTCCACTCTGGCGCTGGTACAGGCGTCATCTGAATTAAGCGAGCTGAAACGCTATGTGGACAACGGCGATTTTCTGCTGGAAGCCAGCGATCTTGGCGTGGTGAATCTGTGCGCCGAGCGCAAACTGCCGTTTGTCGCTGGCCATGCGCTGAATTGCTACAACGCGGTCACGCTGCGCCGGTTGCTGAAAGAAGGCATGGTACGCTGGTGTATGCCGGTGGAGCTTTCCCGCGACTGGCTGGTGAATTTGCTTAATCAGTGCGATGAACTGGGCATCCGCAATCAGTTTGAAGTGGAGGTGTTGAGCTATGGACATCTGCCGCTGGCTTACTCCGCTCGCTGCTTTACCGCCCGTTCGGAAGACCGTCCGAAAGATGAATGCGAAACCTGCTGTATCAAGTATCCAAACGGTCGTGACGTGTTCTCGCAGGAGAATCAGCAGGTGTTTGTGCTTAACGGTATTCAGACCATGAGCGGCTATGTCTATAACCTTGGCAACGAACTGACGTCGATGCAAGGATTGGTAGATATCGTGCGGCTGTCGCCGTTGGGTACGGAGACATTTGCCATGCTTGATGCCTTTCGCGCTAACGAAAACGGCGGCGCGCCATTACCACTTGCCGCGCATAGCGACTGTAACGGCTACTGGAAACGTCTGGCCGGGCTGGAGCTACAGGCATAA